A window of Pantoea agglomerans contains these coding sequences:
- the sseB gene encoding enhanced serine sensitivity protein SseB: MNRLEEVLKLAATEPAHRPEFFQLLLAADVWVPGESTETQFAADTPVDLQHWEKEDGRSVIPFFTSQEAMSEAIEGEQAYLRLPVRTLFEMTRGETLFLNPKLPAGKEFSPAEIAHLLGEEGDALSQQTVLEGGHALLLSEVATPPAQMIDSLTQLFSKYKQVRRAFIASIRERADEQPNLLIGIEAESDIEAIIQAAGSVATDTLPDDAPIDICEVVADEKGISHFFTAHITPFYERRWGSFLRDFKGSTRII, translated from the coding sequence ATGAACCGTCTTGAAGAGGTGCTGAAGCTGGCGGCGACCGAGCCAGCGCACCGTCCGGAGTTTTTTCAGCTGTTGCTGGCCGCTGACGTCTGGGTGCCAGGCGAAAGCACCGAGACGCAGTTCGCGGCGGATACGCCGGTCGATCTGCAGCACTGGGAAAAAGAGGATGGCCGCAGCGTCATTCCGTTTTTTACCTCGCAGGAGGCGATGAGCGAAGCGATTGAGGGCGAGCAGGCTTATCTGCGTCTGCCGGTGCGCACGCTGTTTGAGATGACGCGCGGCGAAACGCTGTTCCTCAACCCCAAACTGCCTGCCGGCAAAGAGTTCTCGCCGGCGGAGATCGCCCATCTGCTGGGCGAAGAGGGCGACGCCCTGAGCCAGCAAACCGTGCTGGAGGGAGGCCACGCGCTGCTGCTGTCGGAGGTGGCGACCCCCCCGGCGCAGATGATCGACTCGCTGACGCAGCTGTTCAGCAAATATAAACAGGTGCGCCGCGCCTTTATCGCCAGCATTCGCGAACGGGCGGACGAACAGCCAAATCTGCTGATCGGCATTGAGGCGGAAAGCGATATTGAGGCGATTATCCAGGCGGCGGGCAGCGTTGCGACCGATACGCTGCCGGACGACGCGCCCATCGATATCTGTGAAGTGGTGGCGGACGAGAAGGGCATCAGCCACTTTTTCACCGCCCACATCACGCCTTTTTATGAACGTCGCTGGGGCAGTTTTCTGCGCGACTTCAAAGGCAGCACGCGCATTATCTGA
- the sseA gene encoding 3-mercaptopyruvate sulfurtransferase — MTAIFVSADWLNEHYADENVQVLDARMLPPGQEAVRNITAEYLAGHLPGAPFFDIEALSDHTSPYPHMMPRAERFAVAMRELGINSDKHLVVYDEGNLFSAPRAWWMLRTFGVEQVSILAGGLQGWKAAGLPLATGQVALPEGEFEATFDEAQVRRLTDVLLISHEGGAQIVDARAANRFNAEVDEPRPGLHRGHIPRSLNVPWNDLVANGALKPEAELRAVFARAGVKLDEPVVASCGSGVTAVVVILALTVLGARDVTLYDGSWGEWGSRNDLPIEK, encoded by the coding sequence ATGACAGCCATATTTGTCTCCGCTGACTGGTTAAATGAACACTACGCCGACGAGAACGTGCAGGTGCTGGACGCCCGCATGCTGCCGCCGGGCCAGGAGGCCGTGCGCAATATCACGGCGGAGTATCTGGCGGGCCATCTGCCGGGCGCGCCTTTTTTCGATATTGAAGCGCTTTCAGACCACACCAGTCCTTATCCGCATATGATGCCGCGCGCCGAGCGCTTCGCCGTGGCGATGCGCGAGCTGGGCATCAACAGCGACAAACATCTGGTGGTTTACGACGAGGGCAACCTTTTCTCTGCGCCGCGCGCCTGGTGGATGCTGCGCACATTCGGCGTTGAGCAGGTGTCGATTCTGGCGGGCGGCCTGCAGGGCTGGAAAGCGGCGGGCCTGCCGCTGGCGACCGGGCAGGTTGCGCTGCCGGAGGGAGAGTTCGAGGCGACGTTCGACGAGGCGCAGGTCAGACGCCTGACCGATGTGCTGCTGATCAGCCATGAAGGCGGCGCGCAGATCGTCGACGCGCGCGCGGCTAACCGCTTCAACGCCGAGGTCGATGAGCCGCGCCCTGGCCTGCATCGCGGCCATATTCCCCGCAGCCTGAATGTGCCCTGGAACGATCTGGTGGCGAACGGCGCCCTGAAGCCGGAAGCGGAACTGCGCGCTGTTTTCGCCCGAGCGGGCGTAAAGCTGGATGAGCCGGTGGTGGCAAGCTGCGGGTCAGGGGTGACCGCCGTGGTGGTGATTCTGGCGCTGACGGTGCTGGGCGCACGCGACGTTACGCTCTATGACGGCTCATGGGGCGAATGGGGCAGCCGGAACGATCTGCCGATCGAGAAGTAG
- a CDS encoding alpha-2-macroglobulin family protein has translation MERVIKHLLAGVALGAALLGGGTFTLAAAEPAATQPAAKAIAIIDFSELQLDGAAALVLTFNTPLDDKQDFAARVKLVDDKNGLVDGGWELAQNGKSLRFRHPEPSRKLTVSVEAGLRAANGTTLTTPFSQSLTTRDIQPMVGFASRGSLLPLRLTQGLPVLALNVSRVDVDFFRVKTASMNDFLAQWNYGNNLSYWSSRELLNHADLVYTGRFDLNPARNTREKLQLPLKDVAPLKQPGVYLAVMKQAGSYNYTLPATLFTLSDIGLSLHRFPGEMTLFTQSLASGAPLAGVTVQLLDEKGRQLASGVSDESGYLRLPTQAKGKVLIATQKEQTSLIDLNLPALDLAEFPVGGPQGYDKQLFVFGPRDLYRPGETVIVNALLRDADGKPLPPQPLKAEVVQPNGEVAQTFLWQPENGFYQQRFALPASAMTGDWTLRLNGGDSQPRSWRFHVEDFLPERMALTLQNSDSPLSPDDDVIFNIEGRYLYGAPAAGNELQAQLMLRPAREAVAALPGYLFGDVMEQDTRRNLDDIDDTLDDEGKLQLTVESEWAQTHSPLNLILQASLLETGGRPVTRRVTQAVWPAPALPGIRPLFNSESVYDYRYDRYTQQPTVPENSLAEFDIVYANSKGEKLAAKDLEVRLIHERRDYYWSFSDSEGWQMRHDEKDLQEDALRISLAAGSSRKVSFPVEWGAYRLEVQAGEKIISSVQFRAGYWWEDNTNGTGALRPDQVKLRLDKTALRPGETARVQVESPAAGKGFLMVESSSGTLWRQPISVPAGGTTVAVPLDASWKRHDLYLSAIVVRDGDKTSGATPKRAVGLLPLPMATDARRLALTLDAPLKMRPEQTLKVRVKASRAGGELPQNIQVLLSAVDSGVLNINSYKTPDPWDGFFGRKRYNADQYDVFGQLIEGGGRLATLRFGGDGDDDSLSRGGKKPLTEVNIVAQQLQPVTLDKNGEGTLELPIPQFNGELRLMAQAWSDDSFGAAERNVVVAAPLIGELATPRFMASGDQAMLALDLTNLSEQPQALKVDVQTQGQIALSGGASHRVQLAKGARTTLHIPVKAQGGFGEGAVLVRVAGLVVDGEKLADSQRSWKIGVRPAYPAQTLSFDGEISPGQSWQVQAAALSGLQPETLSGQLSLSNQPPLNIAHYISELYAYPYGCLEQTASGIWPSVFTNHAQLTAMGIKTGSDDERRAAIDTGIARLAGMQRGNGSFGLWSKESEEEFWLTAYVTDFLLRASEAGYSVPPETLARADERLLRYLQDPAQIETRWSSDEEAMRFSVQAYAGMVLARQQQAPLGALRALYEKRDKAKSGLSLVQLGVALKLMGDPQRAQLALAQGASLTRASNGWLGDYGSPLRDRALIVALLAENQLLPELQSTLMIELAKEARGQRWFSTQENNALFLAGRTLQQHQGEAWQATLAGEAQPLQGRGPMTLGTGESQLQHGMTLINSGTTPLYGALSVTGYPLAAPTPMHNVLNITRDYFTLDGKPADLSQLSSGQLLVVRLKVSASKRVSDALVVDLLPAGLELENQNLSDSSASLGDGADALKESMMDMQQADIRHIEFRDDRFVAALALNGYKTETLLYLARAVTPGSYRLPPPQVESMYVPEWRAVGATPERISVR, from the coding sequence ATGGAAAGAGTGATAAAACATCTGCTCGCTGGCGTGGCGCTGGGTGCGGCGCTGCTGGGCGGGGGCACCTTTACGCTGGCCGCCGCCGAGCCTGCCGCGACGCAGCCGGCGGCGAAGGCGATCGCCATTATCGACTTCTCTGAGCTTCAGCTCGACGGCGCGGCCGCGCTGGTGCTCACCTTTAACACGCCGCTCGACGACAAACAGGATTTTGCCGCGCGCGTAAAGCTGGTCGACGATAAAAACGGCCTGGTAGACGGCGGCTGGGAGCTGGCCCAGAACGGCAAGTCGCTGCGCTTTCGCCATCCTGAACCCTCGCGCAAGCTGACGGTCAGCGTAGAGGCGGGGCTGCGCGCCGCTAACGGCACCACCTTAACCACGCCCTTCAGCCAGTCGCTGACCACGCGCGATATTCAGCCGATGGTGGGTTTCGCCAGCCGCGGCTCGCTGCTGCCGCTGCGTCTGACCCAGGGCCTGCCGGTGCTGGCGCTCAACGTGTCGCGCGTCGACGTCGATTTCTTCCGCGTCAAGACCGCCTCGATGAACGATTTCCTCGCCCAGTGGAACTACGGCAATAATCTTTCCTACTGGTCGTCGCGCGAACTGCTTAACCACGCCGATCTGGTCTACACCGGCCGCTTCGATCTCAATCCGGCGCGCAACACGCGGGAGAAACTGCAGCTGCCGCTGAAGGATGTGGCGCCGCTGAAGCAGCCAGGGGTCTATCTGGCGGTGATGAAGCAGGCGGGGTCCTATAATTATACGCTGCCCGCCACGCTGTTTACCCTGAGCGACATCGGGCTGTCGCTGCACCGTTTCCCCGGCGAAATGACGCTGTTTACCCAGAGTCTGGCGAGCGGCGCGCCGCTGGCTGGCGTCACTGTCCAGCTGCTGGATGAGAAGGGCCGACAGCTCGCCAGCGGCGTCAGCGATGAGAGCGGCTATCTGCGGCTGCCGACGCAGGCGAAAGGTAAAGTGCTTATCGCAACGCAAAAAGAGCAGACCTCGCTGATCGACCTTAACCTGCCGGCGCTCGATCTGGCGGAATTTCCGGTCGGCGGCCCGCAGGGTTACGACAAGCAGCTGTTTGTTTTCGGCCCGCGCGATCTCTATCGCCCCGGCGAGACGGTTATCGTAAACGCGCTGCTGCGCGACGCCGACGGCAAGCCGCTGCCCCCACAGCCGCTGAAGGCTGAAGTGGTGCAGCCCAACGGCGAAGTGGCGCAAACTTTTCTCTGGCAGCCGGAGAACGGCTTTTACCAGCAGCGCTTTGCGCTGCCCGCCTCAGCGATGACCGGCGACTGGACGCTGCGCCTTAACGGCGGCGACAGCCAGCCGCGCAGCTGGCGCTTTCACGTAGAGGATTTCCTGCCGGAGCGCATGGCGCTGACGCTGCAAAACAGCGACAGCCCGCTGTCGCCTGATGACGACGTCATTTTTAATATTGAAGGCCGCTATCTCTACGGCGCGCCCGCCGCGGGCAATGAACTGCAGGCGCAGCTGATGCTGCGGCCGGCGCGCGAGGCGGTCGCCGCGCTGCCGGGCTACCTGTTCGGCGACGTTATGGAACAGGACACCAGACGCAACCTGGACGATATCGACGACACGCTGGACGACGAGGGCAAGCTGCAGCTGACGGTAGAGAGCGAGTGGGCGCAGACGCACTCGCCGCTGAACCTGATCCTGCAGGCGAGCCTGCTGGAGACGGGCGGGCGGCCGGTCACGCGCCGCGTCACGCAGGCAGTCTGGCCTGCGCCCGCGCTGCCCGGCATCCGGCCGCTGTTTAACAGCGAATCGGTCTATGACTACCGCTACGATCGCTATACCCAGCAGCCGACGGTGCCGGAGAACAGCCTGGCCGAATTCGACATCGTTTATGCCAACAGCAAAGGCGAAAAGCTGGCGGCGAAAGATCTTGAGGTGCGCCTGATCCACGAGCGGCGCGACTACTACTGGAGCTTCTCCGACAGCGAAGGCTGGCAGATGCGTCATGACGAGAAAGATCTGCAGGAGGACGCGCTGCGTATTTCGCTGGCGGCCGGCAGCAGCCGAAAAGTGAGCTTCCCGGTAGAGTGGGGCGCCTATCGTCTGGAGGTGCAGGCCGGCGAGAAGATTATCTCCAGCGTACAGTTCCGCGCCGGCTACTGGTGGGAAGATAACACCAACGGCACCGGCGCGCTGCGGCCCGATCAGGTGAAGCTCAGGCTGGATAAAACCGCGCTGCGTCCCGGCGAAACCGCCCGCGTGCAGGTGGAATCGCCAGCGGCAGGGAAAGGCTTTCTGATGGTGGAGTCGAGCAGCGGCACGCTCTGGCGGCAGCCGATCAGCGTGCCTGCGGGCGGCACCACTGTCGCTGTGCCGCTTGACGCCAGCTGGAAGCGGCACGACCTCTATCTCAGCGCCATCGTGGTGCGCGACGGCGATAAGACGAGCGGCGCCACGCCGAAGCGCGCCGTCGGCCTGCTGCCTCTGCCGATGGCGACCGACGCGCGCCGCCTCGCTCTGACGCTGGACGCGCCGCTGAAGATGCGTCCCGAGCAGACGCTGAAGGTCAGGGTCAAAGCCAGCCGCGCCGGCGGCGAGCTGCCGCAAAACATCCAGGTGCTGCTGTCGGCGGTGGACAGCGGCGTGCTGAATATCAACAGCTACAAAACCCCCGATCCCTGGGATGGTTTCTTTGGCCGCAAGCGCTACAACGCCGATCAGTATGATGTCTTTGGCCAGCTGATTGAGGGGGGCGGGCGGCTGGCTACGCTGCGTTTCGGCGGTGACGGCGACGATGATTCACTGTCGCGCGGTGGTAAAAAGCCGCTCACCGAAGTCAATATCGTGGCGCAGCAGCTTCAGCCGGTCACGCTGGATAAAAACGGCGAGGGCACGCTGGAGTTGCCGATACCGCAGTTTAACGGCGAGCTGCGGCTGATGGCGCAGGCGTGGAGCGACGACAGCTTCGGCGCGGCGGAGCGTAACGTCGTGGTGGCCGCGCCGCTGATCGGCGAGCTGGCGACGCCGCGCTTTATGGCGAGTGGCGATCAGGCGATGCTGGCGCTCGATCTCACTAATCTCTCGGAACAGCCTCAGGCGCTGAAGGTCGATGTGCAGACCCAGGGGCAGATCGCGCTGAGCGGCGGCGCTTCGCACCGCGTTCAGCTGGCGAAAGGGGCGCGCACCACCCTGCATATACCGGTGAAGGCGCAGGGCGGTTTCGGTGAAGGGGCGGTGCTGGTGCGTGTTGCCGGCCTGGTGGTCGACGGCGAGAAGCTGGCCGACAGCCAGCGCAGCTGGAAAATCGGCGTGCGTCCCGCCTACCCGGCGCAGACGCTGAGTTTCGACGGGGAGATATCGCCCGGGCAGAGCTGGCAGGTGCAGGCCGCCGCGCTGAGCGGGCTGCAGCCTGAGACGCTGAGCGGACAGCTCTCGCTCAGCAATCAGCCGCCGCTGAATATCGCTCACTATATTAGCGAGCTTTATGCCTATCCCTATGGCTGCCTCGAGCAGACCGCCAGCGGCATCTGGCCCTCGGTTTTCACTAACCATGCGCAGCTGACGGCTATGGGCATTAAAACCGGCAGCGACGATGAGCGCCGCGCGGCGATCGATACCGGCATCGCGCGCCTGGCGGGTATGCAGCGCGGCAACGGCAGCTTCGGCCTCTGGAGCAAAGAGAGCGAAGAGGAGTTCTGGCTGACCGCCTACGTGACCGATTTCCTGCTGCGCGCCAGCGAGGCGGGCTACAGCGTGCCGCCTGAAACCCTCGCCCGCGCCGACGAGCGGCTGCTGCGCTATCTGCAGGATCCGGCGCAGATCGAAACGCGCTGGAGCAGCGATGAAGAGGCGATGCGCTTTAGCGTGCAGGCCTATGCGGGCATGGTGCTGGCCCGGCAGCAGCAGGCGCCGCTTGGCGCGCTGCGCGCGCTGTATGAGAAACGCGACAAGGCAAAATCGGGGCTGTCGCTGGTGCAGCTCGGCGTGGCGCTGAAGCTGATGGGCGATCCGCAGCGCGCGCAGCTGGCGCTGGCGCAGGGCGCCAGCCTGACGCGCGCCTCAAACGGCTGGCTGGGTGATTACGGCAGTCCGCTGCGCGACCGCGCGCTGATTGTGGCGCTGCTGGCAGAAAACCAGCTGCTGCCTGAGCTGCAAAGCACATTAATGATTGAACTGGCGAAAGAGGCGCGCGGACAGCGCTGGTTCTCCACCCAGGAGAACAATGCGCTCTTCCTGGCGGGACGCACGCTGCAGCAGCATCAGGGCGAAGCCTGGCAGGCGACGCTGGCGGGAGAGGCGCAGCCGCTGCAGGGGCGCGGTCCGATGACGCTGGGGACTGGCGAGAGCCAGCTGCAGCATGGCATGACGCTGATCAACAGCGGAACGACGCCGCTTTACGGCGCGCTCAGCGTGACCGGCTATCCGCTTGCCGCGCCGACGCCCATGCACAACGTGCTGAATATCACCCGTGACTATTTCACCCTCGACGGCAAGCCGGCGGATCTCAGCCAGCTCAGCAGCGGCCAGCTGCTGGTGGTGCGGCTGAAGGTTTCTGCCAGCAAGCGCGTAAGCGACGCGTTGGTGGTCGATCTGCTGCCCGCCGGTCTGGAGCTGGAAAACCAGAACCTCAGCGACAGCAGCGCCAGCCTCGGTGACGGCGCGGATGCGCTGAAGGAGAGCATGATGGACATGCAGCAGGCGGATATCCGGCATATCGAATTCCGCGACGATCGCTTTGTCGCGGCGCTGGCGCTGAACGGCTACAAAACGGAGACGCTGCTCTATCTGGCGCGCGCGGTGACGCCGGGCAGCTATCGCCTGCCGCCGCCGCAGGTCGAGTCGATGTACGTGCCGGAGTGGCGTGCCGTGGGCGCAACGCCGGAGAGAATC